In the genome of Streptomyces sannanensis, the window ATCCGGCATGCCCTGACCACCAGTTGAGTGCGGGTGCTCACCTCGAACTCGCGGCAGAGGTCCTTGATGCGGCGTCGCGCGGTCGACGGCGATAGGCCGAGGCGCCGCGCGATGGCCTCGTCCTTTACCTCGTCGGCGAGCAGTGCGATGAGCTCGCGATGCTTCTGCATCAGGTCGCGGGGGGTCTGGTGATCAGGAGCGGCAAGCGGCGCGGCTCCGCGCCAGTGACGGATGAAGAGATCGGCAGCGGCCGCGACCGCCCCCGGTGTTCGGACGACCATGATCCCTGCCTGGTTGTCGGCGGGGTCCAGAGCGGTAGCGACGTACTCGTCGTCGACGATGAACACCCAGACGGCGAGAGTGGGCACGGTGCGGATCTCGACACCGGCTGCTGCCATTGTGTGGGCGCCGTCCACCAGGCTGGGCAGGATGTCGATGCTCTCCAGGAGTAGGAGCTGCACGTGTGTGCCCCGCCGGGCGGTGAAGGCCGCGAGCTCGCTGATCGCTGTGTAGTCGGAGGTCTCCCCCACTCCCGGGGCGGCGCCAGCGGCGGCCATGCACTGTACCGACGTCGACGCCGTGGCCGCGATTCGCTCCAGAAACGACCAGGCCGCGGCGGCTCCACGGTGCACCTCCGCCTCGGCAGGGGAGGAGACCCTCTCCGCGCCGATCTCGGCGGCCAGCTCATCGACCGCCGCACGGCCCAGCTCGAGCTCCTTCTGCTGACGCGCCAGACGCAGTTCGGCGCGTTCCAACAAGGGATGACAGGCCAGGACCGGATGGACGGCACGCAGTTCTCCCTCTGCGGTC includes:
- a CDS encoding winged helix-turn-helix transcriptional regulator, giving the protein MVRPPARPATEEKGKTMLAGLGLGAVESEFYRRFLTRPTSTAECVGDSVGLSAQEACLVAERLLSLGLLAGTAEGELRAVHPVLACHPLLERAELRLARQQKELELGRAAVDELAAEIGAERVSSPAEAEVHRGAAAAWSFLERIAATASTSVQCMAAAGAAPGVGETSDYTAISELAAFTARRGTHVQLLLLESIDILPSLVDGAHTMAAAGVEIRTVPTLAVWVFIVDDEYVATALDPADNQAGIMVVRTPGAVAAAADLFIRHWRGAAPLAAPDHQTPRDLMQKHRELIALLADEVKDEAIARRLGLSPSTARRRIKDLCREFEVSTRTQLVVRACRMGLLD